A genomic window from Herbiconiux aconitum includes:
- the ligA gene encoding NAD-dependent DNA ligase LigA — protein sequence MAARGRGRAADDGVAAAAATLPQETPSDVEAARAEARDLTTRILELRDEYYEKNASTVTDKDYDLMVRRLGELERAHPELQSPDSPTQTVGGRAVTTMFTPVTHAERMLSLDNVFSEEELDEWAAKVQRDAGRATVRYLSELKIDGLAINLRYENGVLVTAATRGDGVVGEDVTENVLQIKTIPARLAGTGHPPLVEVRGEIFFPVAAFDELNAAQEAAGERVFANPRNAAAGSLRQKSEGKNERQLALVAARLSRLQMLVHGIGAWPNPPVAAQSEVYELLKGWGLPTSSYYRVFDTIGEVAEFIRYYGIHRASVVHQIDGIVVKVDDLALHEELGATSRAPRWATAYKYPPEEVNTKLLDIVVSVGRTGRATPFAVMEKVEVAGSEVRQATLHNQDVVKAKGVLIGDTVVLRKAGDVIPEVLGPVVELRDGTEREFVMPEFCPECGTKLAPAKEGDIDLRCPNARSCPAQVRGRVEHVGSRGALDIEGLGEVSAAALTQPTEPPEPPLVTEAGLFALQMEDLFPIRVIVRDNETGLEKLNDDGSPKLVTPFRRKRRKSGRDADPAYDADAEVFWGDDDSVPSSNAIELLTNIEKAKTKPLWRILVSLSIRHVGPVAARALADYFGSLEAIRAATREELAAVDGVGGIIADALIDWFAVDWHVEIIDRWAAAGVQFATPGHPGPGAAVGSGGVLDGVTVVATGSLEGFSREGALEAIIQAGGKAASSVSKKTDFVAAGPGAGSKLGKAEALGLRIIDAAEFAILVSQGPSALPPVPGAEPADGATGDDAAEGEPDAAADAKADAAADATAEADKPASGDSSA from the coding sequence ATGGCTGCACGGGGGAGGGGGCGAGCGGCGGACGACGGTGTTGCGGCGGCCGCGGCGACGCTGCCGCAGGAGACCCCGAGCGATGTCGAAGCGGCCAGGGCCGAAGCGCGAGACCTGACCACGCGCATCCTGGAGTTGCGCGACGAGTACTACGAGAAGAACGCCTCGACCGTCACCGACAAGGATTACGACCTCATGGTGCGCCGGCTCGGTGAACTGGAGCGGGCGCATCCGGAGCTCCAGTCTCCCGACAGCCCGACCCAGACGGTGGGCGGTCGTGCGGTCACCACGATGTTCACCCCGGTCACCCATGCCGAGCGGATGCTGAGCCTCGACAACGTGTTCAGCGAAGAAGAGCTCGACGAATGGGCCGCGAAGGTGCAGCGGGACGCGGGTCGCGCAACCGTGCGCTACCTCAGCGAACTGAAGATCGACGGGCTGGCCATCAACCTCCGCTACGAGAACGGCGTGCTGGTCACGGCCGCGACCCGGGGTGACGGGGTGGTGGGCGAAGACGTCACCGAGAACGTGCTGCAGATCAAGACCATCCCGGCCCGGCTGGCCGGAACGGGGCATCCGCCGCTCGTCGAGGTGCGGGGCGAGATCTTCTTTCCGGTCGCCGCGTTCGACGAATTGAACGCGGCCCAGGAGGCTGCCGGCGAGCGGGTGTTCGCGAACCCGCGCAATGCGGCGGCGGGATCGCTGCGACAGAAGTCCGAAGGCAAGAATGAGCGGCAGCTCGCCCTCGTGGCGGCGCGCCTCAGTCGGCTGCAGATGCTGGTGCACGGCATCGGCGCCTGGCCGAATCCGCCGGTCGCTGCGCAGAGCGAGGTCTACGAGCTGCTGAAGGGCTGGGGGCTGCCGACCTCGAGCTACTACCGGGTCTTCGACACCATCGGCGAGGTGGCGGAGTTCATCCGCTACTACGGCATCCACCGGGCCTCCGTGGTGCACCAGATCGACGGCATCGTCGTGAAGGTCGACGACCTGGCTCTGCACGAAGAGCTCGGCGCCACCAGCCGAGCGCCACGATGGGCCACGGCCTACAAATACCCGCCTGAAGAGGTGAACACCAAGCTGCTCGACATCGTGGTGAGCGTGGGTCGCACGGGCCGGGCCACGCCCTTCGCCGTGATGGAGAAGGTGGAGGTCGCCGGCTCCGAGGTGCGCCAGGCGACCCTGCACAACCAAGACGTCGTGAAGGCCAAGGGGGTGCTGATCGGCGACACGGTCGTGCTGCGCAAGGCCGGAGACGTGATTCCCGAGGTGCTCGGCCCGGTGGTCGAACTGCGCGACGGCACCGAACGCGAGTTCGTGATGCCCGAGTTCTGCCCCGAATGCGGCACGAAGCTCGCGCCCGCGAAAGAGGGCGACATCGACCTGCGCTGCCCGAACGCGCGCAGCTGCCCCGCCCAGGTGCGCGGCCGGGTCGAGCACGTGGGGTCGCGCGGCGCTCTCGATATCGAGGGTCTCGGCGAGGTGTCGGCCGCAGCCCTCACGCAGCCGACCGAGCCACCTGAGCCGCCGTTGGTCACCGAGGCCGGTCTGTTCGCGCTGCAGATGGAAGATCTGTTCCCCATCCGCGTGATCGTGCGCGACAACGAGACCGGGCTCGAGAAGCTGAACGATGACGGCTCGCCGAAGCTCGTCACGCCGTTCCGCCGCAAGCGGCGCAAGTCGGGGCGCGACGCCGATCCTGCCTACGACGCCGACGCCGAGGTGTTCTGGGGCGACGACGATTCGGTGCCGTCGAGCAACGCCATCGAGCTGCTGACGAACATCGAGAAGGCGAAGACGAAGCCGCTCTGGCGCATCCTGGTCTCGCTGAGCATCCGCCACGTCGGGCCGGTCGCAGCGCGTGCGCTCGCCGACTACTTCGGGTCGCTGGAGGCGATTCGTGCCGCCACCCGTGAAGAGCTGGCGGCGGTTGACGGTGTGGGCGGCATCATCGCCGATGCGTTGATCGACTGGTTCGCCGTCGACTGGCACGTGGAGATCATCGACCGCTGGGCCGCGGCGGGCGTGCAGTTCGCCACACCGGGGCATCCGGGCCCGGGCGCCGCGGTCGGCAGCGGCGGAGTGCTCGACGGCGTGACCGTGGTGGCCACGGGCTCGCTCGAGGGTTTCTCCCGCGAGGGGGCTCTGGAGGCGATCATCCAGGCCGGTGGCAAGGCCGCATCGAGCGTGAGCAAGAAGACCGACTTCGTGGCCGCCGGTCCCGGTGCGGGTTCGAAACTCGGCAAGGCGGAGGCGCTGGGTCTGCGGATCATCGACGCGGCGGAGTTCGCGATCCTGGTGAGCCAGGGGCCGTCGGCACTTCCGCCGGTGCCAGGCGCGGAGCCGGCCGATGGTGCCACGGGTGACGATGCGGCGGAGGGTGAACCCGACGCGGCGGCGGATGCGAAAGCGGACGCGGCGGCGGATGCGACAGCGGAGGCCGACAAGCCCGCTTCCGGCGACTCCTCGGCATGA
- a CDS encoding alpha/beta hydrolase — protein sequence MAVGAAAVLGAIVAVLRATPWPAVLVIRRVFEKGARVTLAEMAPYVPDVGFIEHRDVEYGDAGFTTTLDVFDVGGRTKPAPAVVWIHGGAWISGSKSDVEPYLKILAADGHVTVGLDYTIAPEAVYPVALTQLNRALGYLVEHAAELGIDPTRIVLAGDSAGAQLASQLAVLITNPRYARLVGVVPSLEPSQLAGVVLHCGLYDLPAMASATGIVGWGFKTALWAYTGHKNWSETPAGATMSTIDFVTGDLPPVWLSGGNGDGLTHIQSVPLAERMRAAGVDVTALFWAADHQPALPHEYQFHLDFEEAQEALDRTREFLTRVTAPSAAPPGPTPPSPTE from the coding sequence GTGGCCGTGGGAGCCGCGGCCGTGCTGGGCGCGATCGTGGCCGTGCTACGGGCGACGCCGTGGCCGGCGGTGCTCGTCATCCGGCGGGTGTTCGAGAAGGGCGCCCGCGTGACGCTCGCCGAAATGGCGCCGTACGTGCCCGACGTCGGGTTCATCGAGCACCGCGACGTCGAATACGGCGACGCGGGCTTCACCACCACTCTCGACGTCTTCGACGTGGGCGGCCGCACGAAGCCGGCGCCCGCAGTGGTCTGGATCCACGGAGGCGCCTGGATCTCGGGCAGCAAGAGCGACGTCGAGCCCTACCTGAAAATCCTGGCAGCCGACGGCCACGTCACCGTGGGCCTGGACTACACGATCGCACCGGAAGCGGTCTACCCCGTCGCCCTCACCCAGCTGAACCGTGCTCTCGGCTATCTGGTCGAGCACGCCGCCGAGCTCGGCATCGATCCGACGCGCATCGTGCTCGCGGGCGACTCGGCCGGCGCCCAACTCGCCAGCCAGCTCGCGGTGCTCATCACGAATCCGCGCTACGCCCGGCTCGTCGGTGTGGTGCCGTCGCTCGAGCCGTCGCAGCTCGCCGGAGTCGTGCTGCACTGTGGGCTCTACGACCTCCCGGCGATGGCGAGCGCCACCGGCATCGTCGGCTGGGGCTTCAAGACCGCCCTGTGGGCTTACACCGGCCACAAGAACTGGTCGGAGACGCCCGCCGGAGCCACGATGTCGACCATCGACTTCGTCACCGGCGACCTCCCGCCGGTCTGGCTCTCCGGTGGCAACGGAGACGGCCTCACCCACATCCAGTCCGTGCCATTGGCCGAACGGATGCGCGCTGCCGGCGTCGACGTCACCGCGCTGTTCTGGGCCGCCGACCACCAGCCGGCACTGCCGCACGAGTACCAGTTCCACCTCGACTTCGAGGAAGCCCAGGAGGCACTCGACCGCACGCGCGAGTTCCTCACCCGCGTCACCGCACCCTCTGCCGCTCCACCCGGCCCGACCCCACCCAGCCCCACCGAATAG
- a CDS encoding cysteine desulfurase family protein, translated as MPVYLDHAATTPMIPAARSAYVAALGLVGNPSSIHSQGQQAKRMLEESREVIAASLGAEPIEVIITSGGTESINLGIKGLYWARQGSEAGGSRPVVLVPGGEHHATVDAVEWLARHEGARVVQLPVDSLGRLSPEVLASALAEHGASVALVSLLWANNEVGTIQDVAALAAVTRSAGVPVHVDAVAAYGYLPISFASVGADALSISAHKIGGPVGVGALVVARRSVVEPLIHGGNQQRVRSGTQDVAGAVAFAAAAALVPQAARVPQAGGASLARAGDGFVGAADAGAGDGFVGAGDELAGEDGFAGAGDGFVSELAALRDRLIAGVRAAVPDAVLRGDPSPAGRLPGNAHFTFPGCEGDSLLFLLDMQGFSVSTGSACQAGVPEVSHVLTAMGVPDDEARGALRFTLGHGTTPAEIDALVEALPAAYAAARKAGFADRLVSPAPHP; from the coding sequence ATGCCCGTCTACCTCGACCACGCCGCCACCACGCCGATGATCCCGGCCGCTCGCTCGGCCTACGTCGCCGCGCTCGGTCTCGTGGGCAACCCGTCGTCGATCCACAGTCAAGGGCAGCAGGCGAAACGGATGCTCGAGGAATCGCGCGAGGTCATCGCCGCGTCGCTCGGGGCCGAGCCGATCGAGGTGATCATCACCTCGGGGGGAACCGAGTCGATCAACCTGGGTATCAAGGGGCTGTACTGGGCGCGGCAGGGGTCTGAGGCTGGGGGGTCGCGGCCCGTCGTGCTGGTGCCGGGCGGAGAGCACCACGCCACCGTCGACGCCGTCGAGTGGCTCGCGCGGCACGAGGGGGCGCGCGTCGTGCAGCTGCCGGTGGATTCGCTGGGGCGGCTGTCACCTGAGGTCTTGGCGTCGGCGCTCGCCGAGCACGGCGCATCCGTCGCCCTGGTGTCACTGCTCTGGGCCAACAACGAGGTGGGCACGATTCAGGATGTCGCGGCGCTCGCCGCGGTGACGCGCAGTGCCGGGGTGCCGGTGCACGTCGACGCGGTCGCGGCTTACGGGTACCTGCCGATCTCGTTCGCGTCGGTGGGGGCGGATGCGCTGAGTATATCGGCGCACAAGATCGGTGGTCCGGTGGGGGTCGGGGCGCTCGTGGTGGCGCGGCGGAGTGTCGTTGAGCCGCTGATCCACGGCGGCAACCAGCAGCGGGTTCGGTCGGGCACGCAGGATGTGGCGGGCGCGGTGGCGTTTGCGGCCGCGGCCGCCCTGGTTCCGCAGGCTGCCCGGGTGCCGCAGGCAGGCGGTGCTTCGCTCGCTCGCGCGGGCGACGGGTTCGTGGGTGCGGCAGACGCGGGTGCGGGGGACGGGTTCGTGGGGGCGGGCGACGAGTTGGCGGGGGAGGACGGGTTCGCGGGGGCGGGCGACGGGTTCGTGTCGGAGCTCGCGGCGTTGCGTGATCGGCTGATCGCGGGTGTGCGGGCGGCGGTGCCGGATGCGGTGCTGCGCGGCGATCCGTCGCCTGCGGGCCGGCTGCCGGGCAACGCGCACTTCACGTTCCCGGGCTGCGAGGGCGATTCGCTGCTGTTCCTCCTCGACATGCAGGGTTTCTCGGTGTCGACGGGCTCGGCCTGCCAGGCGGGGGTGCCGGAGGTCTCGCACGTGCTGACGGCGATGGGCGTGCCCGACGACGAGGCGCGTGGCGCCCTCCGCTTCACCCTCGGCCACGGAACCACCCCCGCCGAGATCGACGCCCTGGTCGAGGCCCTCCCGGCGGCCTACGCGGCCGCCCGCAAGGCCGGCTTCGCCGACCGCCTCGTGTCGCCCGCCCCGCACCCCTGA
- a CDS encoding endonuclease/exonuclease/phosphatase family protein produces MSALLEAPRETREPQPRRRPRIRTGLAVFVCVLALALAAGTALHVLAPELFGFSLVVESALPWFGLAIPVLFVLAFISRAKGAVIAALVPALVWSVMFVPAIVPLSWSAPAASGDTLTIASQNVEADSGTAADSATALAASGAQVIALQEMDSDARDQVEAVLSDKYPYSYGIGTVGVWSTYPILNAQALDLGLGWQRAIAADLQTPTGLVSIYVIHAASARPGEHADRDTMLANLADYIPRDENDRILMVGDFNAGSSDRNIAGLTGQLSEANQSGGGFGFTWPAAMPITRPDHVLQRGMEVTSNSTLRAGASDHLAVLTTLNL; encoded by the coding sequence ATGTCAGCACTTCTCGAGGCACCGCGCGAGACCCGAGAGCCCCAACCGCGCCGGAGGCCGAGAATCCGAACGGGCCTTGCTGTCTTCGTCTGCGTTCTGGCCCTCGCTCTCGCCGCCGGAACGGCTCTGCACGTGCTCGCCCCCGAGCTGTTCGGGTTCAGTCTCGTGGTCGAGTCGGCGCTCCCCTGGTTCGGACTGGCCATCCCGGTGCTGTTCGTGCTCGCGTTCATCAGCCGCGCCAAGGGTGCCGTCATCGCGGCACTGGTGCCGGCGCTGGTGTGGTCGGTCATGTTCGTGCCCGCGATCGTTCCGCTTTCCTGGAGTGCGCCCGCGGCATCCGGTGACACCCTCACCATCGCCAGCCAGAACGTGGAAGCCGATTCAGGAACCGCCGCCGATTCGGCCACCGCACTCGCGGCATCCGGAGCCCAGGTGATCGCTCTGCAGGAGATGGACTCCGACGCCCGCGACCAGGTCGAGGCCGTGCTGAGCGACAAGTACCCCTATTCCTACGGAATCGGCACGGTGGGTGTATGGAGCACCTACCCCATCCTGAACGCCCAAGCTCTCGATCTCGGCCTCGGCTGGCAGCGTGCCATCGCCGCCGATCTGCAGACGCCCACGGGGCTGGTGAGCATCTACGTCATCCACGCGGCATCCGCTCGGCCCGGCGAGCACGCCGATCGCGACACGATGCTCGCGAACCTCGCCGACTACATCCCTCGTGACGAGAACGACCGCATCCTGATGGTGGGCGACTTCAACGCCGGCTCCTCCGACCGCAACATCGCGGGGCTCACCGGTCAACTGAGCGAGGCCAACCAGTCCGGCGGCGGCTTCGGCTTCACCTGGCCGGCAGCCATGCCCATCACGCGCCCCGATCACGTGCTGCAGCGCGGCATGGAGGTCACGTCGAACAGCACCCTGCGGGCCGGCGCCTCCGACCACCTGGCAGTGCTCACCACTCTCAACCTGTAG
- the gatC gene encoding Asp-tRNA(Asn)/Glu-tRNA(Gln) amidotransferase subunit GatC, with product MSEITQEQVAHLANLARIALTPQEIESLTSELGSIVDNVAKVSEVATPDVPATSHPIPLQNVYRDDEPGVTLTTEQALAGAPDHDGSRFRVTAILGEEQ from the coding sequence ATGTCCGAAATCACCCAGGAGCAGGTCGCGCATCTCGCGAACCTCGCCCGGATCGCCCTGACACCTCAGGAGATCGAAAGCCTGACGAGCGAGCTCGGTTCGATCGTCGACAACGTCGCGAAGGTCTCCGAGGTCGCCACCCCCGATGTGCCGGCCACGAGCCACCCCATCCCGCTGCAGAACGTCTACCGCGACGACGAGCCCGGCGTGACGCTCACCACCGAGCAGGCGCTCGCCGGCGCACCCGACCACGACGGATCGCGTTTCCGCGTGACCGCGATCCTCGGAGAGGAGCAGTGA
- the mnmA gene encoding tRNA 2-thiouridine(34) synthase MnmA, producing the protein MKVLAAMSGGVDSAVAAARAVEAGHEVVGVHLALSRMPGTLRTGSRGCCTIEDSMDAQRAANKIGIPYYVWDFSERFKADVVDDFIAEYTAGRTPNPCMRCNERIKFAALLEKALDLGFDAVCTGHYASITTDAEGNRELHRAAAWAKDQSYVLGVLTTEQLAHSMFPLGATPSKAEVRAEAAERGFSVASKPDSHDICFIPDGNTSGWLADKVGTATGSIVDREGAVVGSHEGAHAFTVGQRRGLKLGMPAADGKPRFVLEVRPKENTVVVGPKEALDIAEIAGSRYTWAGRAPEHPEIDFVCQVQIRAHADPVDAVARVRADADGAPELVITPVTPLNGVAPGQTAVVYVGTRVLGQCTIDRTVAADLARVHAVGGAVPLGAGA; encoded by the coding sequence ATGAAAGTTCTCGCAGCAATGAGCGGTGGTGTCGATTCCGCGGTCGCCGCCGCCCGCGCGGTCGAAGCCGGTCACGAGGTCGTCGGGGTGCACCTGGCGCTGAGCCGCATGCCCGGAACCCTGCGAACGGGCAGTCGCGGCTGCTGCACCATCGAAGACTCGATGGATGCGCAGCGGGCCGCGAACAAGATCGGCATCCCTTATTACGTGTGGGATTTCTCCGAGCGTTTCAAGGCCGACGTGGTCGACGACTTCATCGCCGAATACACCGCCGGCCGCACCCCCAATCCCTGCATGCGTTGCAACGAGCGCATCAAGTTCGCAGCACTGCTCGAAAAGGCGCTCGACCTCGGCTTCGATGCGGTCTGCACGGGCCACTATGCGTCGATCACGACGGACGCCGAGGGCAACCGCGAGCTGCACCGGGCGGCCGCCTGGGCCAAAGACCAGTCCTACGTGCTCGGCGTGCTCACCACCGAGCAACTCGCGCACAGCATGTTCCCGCTCGGAGCCACCCCGTCGAAGGCCGAGGTGCGGGCCGAAGCGGCCGAGCGCGGCTTCTCGGTGGCCTCCAAGCCCGACAGCCACGACATCTGCTTCATCCCCGACGGCAACACCAGCGGCTGGCTGGCCGACAAGGTCGGCACGGCCACCGGTTCGATCGTCGATCGAGAGGGCGCGGTGGTCGGCTCGCACGAGGGCGCCCATGCGTTCACCGTGGGCCAGCGCCGCGGCCTCAAGCTCGGGATGCCTGCGGCCGACGGCAAGCCCCGCTTCGTTCTCGAGGTTCGCCCGAAAGAGAACACGGTGGTCGTGGGCCCGAAGGAGGCACTCGACATCGCGGAGATCGCGGGGTCGCGCTACACCTGGGCCGGGCGGGCGCCCGAGCATCCGGAGATCGATTTCGTCTGCCAGGTGCAGATCCGGGCGCACGCCGATCCGGTCGATGCTGTGGCGCGCGTGCGCGCTGATGCAGATGGGGCACCTGAGCTCGTCATCACGCCTGTCACTCCGCTCAACGGCGTCGCGCCAGGGCAGACGGCGGTGGTCTACGTCGGCACGCGGGTGCTGGGTCAGTGCACGATCGATCGCACGGTTGCAGCAGATCTCGCCCGTGTTCATGCCGTCGGCGGTGCCGTCCCCCTGGGGGCAGGCGCCTGA